The Eurosta solidaginis isolate ZX-2024a chromosome 4, ASM4086904v1, whole genome shotgun sequence genome includes a window with the following:
- the LOC137249740 gene encoding vitellogenin-2-like, with protein MNPLRTFCLMALLLSVASANRGKNAIRNRLRPSEWLSTQDLENLPAIDEITFEKLQEMPAEVAADLVNKIYHLSMLDGKMEPSYAPSANDIPAYIFTPTGQRVSFKLNQMVSTVKQQPYFGEQDVTIFITGLPQQKLRDAESANRKLIEAYLQRYNGCVTLPDQRDVDRDMTSSEESYDRSKCQKSKPSGSLVVIDLGAVITNFEELALLDTNKVGATIGNILVQLTTQADLPQEVINIVAQGIAAHVAGAAARQYTRQTGNTLRRITAMDPSKIYARKSNTLIGLARGNADFVDAIHTSAYGMGIQTRVGDVDFYPNGPAVYMPGTDDIIEASLRATRYFAESVRPGNERNFPAVAAESLQQYKNRNGLGKRAYMGIAAAYDLEGDYILLVNAKAPFGKATPAQRQSPYHGIHLSADRLRLEEN; from the exons ATGAATCCTTTACGCACTTTCTGTTTGATGGCTTTGTTGCTGTCTGTGGCATCAGCAAATCGTGGCAAGAATGCGATTCGTAATAGACTGCGACCATCGGAATGGCTTTCAACACAAGACTTGGAAAACTTGCCAGCGATAGATGAGATCACTTTCGAAAAGCTGCAAGAGATGCCAGCGGAGGTTGCTGCTGATTTGGTGAATAAAATTT ACCACTTGTCCATGTTGGACGGTAAAATGGAACCCAGCTACGCGCCAAGCGCTAACGACATACCGGCCTACATATTCACACCCACTGGTCAACGTGTAAGCTTCAAATTGAATCAAATGGTCTCCACTGTCAAGCAACAACCTTATTTTGGCGAACAGGATGTAACCATTTTCATAACCGGTTTGCCACAACAAAAGTTGCGCGATGCAGAAAGCGCTAACCGCAAACTCATCGAAGCCTATTTGCAACGCTACAATGGTTGTGTAACGCTACCAGACCAACGTGACGTTGACAGAGATATGACATCAAGTGAGGAATCTTACGATCGTTCCAAATGCCAGAAATCCAAACCCAGCGGTTCCTTAGTCGTCATCGATTTGGGTGCGGTCATCACCAACTTCGAAGAGCTGGCTCTCCTCGATACGAACAAAGTTGGCGCCACCATTGGTAATATACTCGTACAACTCACCACACAAGCTGATTTGCCCCAAGAAGTGATCAACATTGTTGCACAAGGTATTGCTGCTCATGTCGCTGGTGCAGCTGCACGCCAATATACACGTCAAACTGGCAATACCCTGCGTCGTATCACCGCCATGGATCCCTCAAAGATTTATGCACGCAAATCGAACACTTTAATTGGTTTGGCACGTGGTAATGCTGATTTTGTTGATGCCATCCACACATCCGcttatggtatgggtattcagaCACGTGTTGGTGATGTTGATTTCTATCCAAATGGTCCAGCAGTATACATGCCCGGCACGGATGATATTATTGAAGCTTCGCTCCGTGCTACACGTTACTTTGCTGAATCAGTGCGTCCAGGAAATGAACGTAACTTCCCAGCTGTCGCTGCTGAATCTTTGCAACAATACAAGAACCGTAATGGACTCGGTAAACGCGCTTATATGGGTATTGCAGCTGCATACGATTTAGAGGGTGACTACATTTTGTTGGTGAATGCCAAGGCTCCATTCGGTAAAGCCACTCCTGCTCAGCGTCAAAGTCCCTATCATGGCATCCATTTGAGCGCCGATCGCTTGCGCCTCGAAGAAAACTAA